The DNA region ACGACCGGTATACCAAGTGTAAACTTTCGTGTTTTTACCAAGCTTGTAATCAACACCGGCTGCCAACGAGGTTTGCTCGCCGTCTACGCTGAAGTCCATACGCTGGAATTGCGCTTTGAACGTGAAGTTTTGATATGGGTATTTAACGCTTGCAACGTAACCATCCGCTTCGGCTGTGCCATCAACTTTTTCTTGTTGTTGCCACATTAAACCGACAACGGCCGATGCTAATTTGGTGTAACCAACAACACGCTCAATGTCATAGCCATCAACTTTACGGTCAATCGCACCGCCTAAATAGAATGACGTGTCATCAAGACCTTCGTCACCGTAGCTGACTGCAGTTGAGATACCGTCGTCGACCAATGGGTCATCGCTCGCGGTATAACTGACTTGGAAGCGCACTTGATTAAACGCTGGTGAATAATAGCTCACAGTATTGCTAAGACGATTTTCACCTTCGAATAAGGCTTTAACGTCGGCCTCATAGTCGCTGAACACATCGATATCGCCTTGAATTGTTTTCAATACCGTGTCACGACGGCCAATGGTGATTTCACCAAAGTTGCCTTTCAAACCAATGTACTGGTTACGTGATTTTAAGTTATCTGAACCACCAATATCAGCAACATCAACTTGCCACTCGAGCTTATAGATAACTTCTAAGTCGTCATTCAGTTGAGCGCCGCCTTGAATACCAAAGCGCGATGAATTTGATACCACATCGGTTTGTGAACCGTTACCGTCGTCAAGGTCATTACTTTGCAACGATACGTTAATTTTACCGTAGATATCCCACGTTAACGGTTGCTCTTCAGCAACAACTGCAGATGAGCCCAATGCGAGAATTGCTGGAACAGTTATCAATAAAGTTTTTTTCATAACATAGCCGACTAAATATAGGTGAACACTCTGTGGACTATAGACCACACCCCCGATTTAGGCGCTATGTTATATCAGAAATATGACAGTTTCATGACTATGTGTCAGTTTTTTGTCTTTTTTATGGCATTCGCATGACGCTTATATGTCAGCACGTAATTCCTGTAATCGATTTTGCTGTTCCTGCTCTGCCTGAGCGTAGCGTTCCCATTGACTTGCTGACTTACGTGCATCGTCAAATTTCTTCGCTACGGCAAACGCTTGCAGCGCTGCATTGAAGTTTTCTAGATTCAATTCTGCCATTCCGATGACGAGATGCATGGTACCTGGCTGTTTCAAATCACCTTTTTCAAGCGCTGCTTGTGCGGCAATAATCGCATCTTTGTTGCGTTCAGCATTGAGTAATAAGGTTGCGCGTTGTGCGTCAAGTTCACCATCGTCGCTTAGCGCTGCTGCCGCCAAAAGCGCTGCGCTAGCTTTATCGGTTTCACGTGCCGCTACCCAGGCTTGCGCTAGTAGTTTCAAATGACGTAAGTTGCGTTCAACCGCGCCCTGTTCTAACGCCTGCTCGAGAACCTGACCTGCCTTGTACGGAACATCATTAAAAAAGTAGGTTTGTGCCAAGTTCAGCAAGTCTTGCCCTTTGGTAAGAAAGCCCTGCTGGAATGCGGTTTCTAACATAGCCAGTTGCTTGTTCTCTTGACCTAATTGACCATAGACACCCGCTAACTGAACCCAATACTCAGGCTTATTGTAATAACGCACCATGTCTTCTAAAACGGCGGCAACACGCTTGGTGTCACCCAGTTCGAAATAAATTGCTCGCTGCAGTACCAGCCAGTTTTCTTCTGGAACTTGTTGCTTTGACTCAACTGTATCAATTGCCTTAGTTATCGGCGCTAACGCAGCCTTATAGTCACCCTGTTGATACAGTGCTTGGGCTTTTAAAACCCAAGCTTTTTGATGTTGCTCTGGTGCGGTTACACGCTCCCATTTCTGCAAATAATCAATTGTTTTCTCAAACTCGCCTTGGCCTAAAGCTAACTGCGCTAAACTGAACAGCGTGTTTTGCTCGAGTGCTTCTGGAATAGCTTCTTCTTCAACCACTTTGGCGAAATACTCTATGGCTTTCGCAATGTTATCTTCACCGTAATACATATAGCCGTAGAAGTTCCAAAGCATGGCGCGCTCATAGCTGTTCATACTGCTGAGCTTGCTTTCAACATTACGCAGTACGTCAAGCCCAGCGTTTACGTCGCCTTCGTCAGCGAGTTGCTGTGCGCGAGCTAATTGGCTGTAGACTTGCTCACGCAAGGCTGGGGTTTTCTTGCGCTCTTGCGCAACCGCAGACGAGTGAACAAAAACCGTAATAAGTGCAGCGACGATGATGAAATAACGCATAAGATTGTCTCCTAACCATCAATGGCGAATGTTAGACGGTTCTGAACCCCTTCAACTTCAACAGGTTCACCGTTCACAACGCGTGGTTTGTACTTAAACTTAAGCACCGCATCCATGGCTGCTTGGTCAAAAATATTCTCTGGCTGAGCTTCAATCACATAAGGATCACGCACCGTGCCTTGCTTAGTCACGGTAAAGCCCACCACAACATAGCCTTCAATGCCTCGTTGTAGCGCACGACGCGGATACACCGCTTGCACTTTGACAATCGGCAGATATTCACCGTCACTGGTGTCTAAACCGACGCCACCTGACAAGCTCGTGTCAGCTTGAATCTCCGCAGAGAAATCGAATCCCGCCGCATCCGCATCCATGGATTCATTTTGCATTTGTGGCTGCGGCATATCCGGTGGTGGCTGTTCAGGCTCTGGTGGACGCTGCGGCTTACGCTCTTTTTGCTGCACAACTTCTTCAGGCTTCACGCGAACAAAGTCGAGAACACTGCCTTTAGGTGGTTCTGACATTGCCCCTTCACCGCCTACAATCAACGATTGCATGAGGTAAAACAGCCCTGCAGTTATAGCAAAAGCGGCGACGAGTGCGAGCAGTACACGTTTCATAACTAGTCTTCTTGCGTTGCAATGGAGACATCAAAGACACCAGCAGCACGAGCGGCATCCATCACTTTAATTAAGGTTTCGGTGGTCGCTTTTTTATCGGCTTGAATCACCACCGAACCTTGCGGGTTTTCAGCATACAAACGCTCAATGTTTGCTTGCACCGCACGGGCATCAACCTGGCGCTTGTTAATCCAGATTTCACCGGTATCACTGATGGCAACCAAAATATTGGCGCGATCTTTTTGCACCGCAGTTGCCGCTTCTGGACGGTTCACATCAATGCCCGACTCTTTCACAAATGAGGCGGTAACGATAAAAAAGATCAGCATGATGAAGACAACGTCAAGCATTGGCGTCATGTCAATTTGTGCTTCTTCTTCATCAACTAAATTTGCAAAATGTTGTTTCATTGCGCCTTACCTCTATTTGCTAGCAAGCGATTGCGCGCTTGAGTGATCGAGTAACAAACGATCTTCTAATTTGAGCCGTTCACGTTTTGCGGTGCGCTGTAGCCAGGTTGTTGCAAACACACCAGATAGCGCACCAACCATACCTGCCATGGTCGGAATTGTGGCTTTCGATACACCGGCCGCCATGGAACGAGCATTGCCGGTACCTGCAACCGCCATCACATCGAACACTTCAATCATGCCGGTTACTGTTCCCATCAAACCAAGCAGTGGACATAACGCCACCATGGCTTGCAGGATGGGTAGGTTGCCGCCTAAAGCAATCGACACGCGCGAGATAATCGCACCACGAATTTGTTCAGCCTGCCATGACGAACGGTCAGCACGATTATTCCAGTTCGCCAAAGCTGCTTTTGTTGCTTGGCGATGACCGCGTAAGTAGTAGAAGATACGCTCTAAAATCATCAGCCACATGACGAAAATAAGTACCCCGATAACCAGCAGCACATTGCCGCCGGTTTCGATGAAATCTTGAATAGCATTGCTGAATTCGAGCAGAAACATGATTAGTGACTCCGCTCAGAGCGCTCCGCAATAATGCCTGAGGCTTGTTCTTGCAGCACATGCACGATGTTGCGGCTACGCGTGTTCAAGGTTGCGAACAGCAAGGTCATTGGAATGGCAACCACAAGGCCGAGTACAGTTGTTACCAAGGCTTGTGAAATACCACCCGCCATCAGTTTCGGGTCACCCGTACCAAACAAGGTGATGGCTTGGAAGGTATTGATCATACCGGTAACCGTACCTAACAGACCCATCAATGGTGCAACCACCGAGATGATCTTAATGAACGTGAGGTTTCGCTGAATTTTTGGCACTTCACGCAGAATGGCTTCGCTAAGTTTCAGCTCCAAAGTTTCGGTATCAACATCAGGATACTTTCGTTGCACAGCCATCACACGACCCAATGGATTGTCTTCTCGGGCTTCAGTTTGCTTCATTTGACGCTTCACTTTGCCGCCCATCAGCGTCAGCGTGATAAAGCGCTCAACAGCGATCAATAAACCAATCACACCAAGTGCAAGAATGATGTAACCAACCGTACCGCCTTGATCGATGCGCTCGCCTAAATCAGGCGCTTGCACCAAAAGGCCAAGAATTGAGCCGCCCGTTGGGTCCATTGCAAACTTGACAGGGTTTTCGTCTGCTTGCTCTAAGGCAGTCACTGTATCCAAGTAACGACCAGATGGCTGACGAATTAATTCAGCGACGGTATCGGTACCTGGCACCAGTTCAAGATACTGACCATCGGCAACCATGTTGAAGGTACCAACGCGAGTTACTTGCTTGGTAACCTTCTCACCATTCGCGAGCGTCACTTCGGTATCAAACTGACTGACTTTGCCTGACTCCGCCATTTCTTGGAGTAGTGCCAACCAAACTGATTCAATTTCTTCAATGGAAGCCAACTTAGAGCTGCTACCCATTTTTTGAGCGAGGTCACTGAGCTGTTCGCTGCGGCCAGGAAACTCAACCGAAACAAACGATGTTTGTAATTTGCTGCTCGTATCGCCAGCAACTTGTTGCAACACGCCAAAGAGTTCACGAAGCGAGCCCATGCGTTGCGTTAATGTATCGGTTAGGCCGGCAAGCTCAATCTCGTTTTTCTCAAAATTCGTTTCGAGCGTTTCGCTGAGTTTTTCTAACCGGTCTCGTTCAGCAATCGCTTCACGAAGAATTCGCGCTTGTTCGTTCGCTTCCGCGCGAAAACGTGCTTCGCGTTGCTTGTTTTCTTCGGTTTGTTCGAATTGACCTTGCTGAAGTTGTTGCAACAACTGGTCGAGATTAATTGGGTCTTGCGGTGCGCTCAGCGCTTGCTGAGAAATCAATAACGCTGTTGCCGCTAAGGTACCTGTCAGAATTTGCTTCAACATGGTTATTCTCCAGCACCGTTAGTTTGAGTAAAAACAGGAAGCATCAATAAATCTGGCGCAAGCTGTTTACGTGCCACGCGAATCGCTTCTTGCACGTTGCTTGCATAGCTTGAATCAAGTGGTTGCCATTCACGCTGCTGTTGATTCCAAACGCCCATGGTTGAACCATCGCGCGTTTTATAAAGCAATACGGTGCGCCCCATACGCAAGAACTCGACGTCTTGGCTTTGCCCATCAACGGTCATTTCGCCGTTATACGCTTCAATATTGCGACCGTAGTCGGCTTCAATTTGGAACGCTTCCATTACGCGACGGAATTTCTCAGAAACATCTACGTCAGCTCGGTCCATCAAATCACGCAAGCTCGCAACGCGTTCTGCGCGCTCTTCAGGTAAAAATGGCACATCTAATTCAACGAATTTGGCAAGGCTGTCAATCATACGCAGCATGAGTGGGGTAATTTGACGCTCTACCACGCTCACTTCATCAATGGAGCTGTTGAGTTCGTCTTTTTCAACCAATTGCGCATCAAGTTGCTTCTGCAGTTGCTGGGTATATACCTCAAGCCCCTGAATTTGGCGGGTGATTTGCTTATATTGCTGAATACGCTCTTGCGTCGAATCCGCAATTTTTTCAACGGTCAGCTGAGATGATTTGGCTGCTGCGTTAATTTTATTCGCAGCATCAACCACCGGCTCTAGTGACTGTTCTTGCGCAAAAACGGGCGCACTGGCAAAAGCCAGGAGAATCACTGAGGAAATTAAGGAATGCTTCATAACAATACCTTGCGCATCTAATGAATGATGCTGGGCAAGATACTGCAGTTATGTGACAGCTTGGTGACTGTATTGTGTCAGTTATGTGTCATTATGACGGTTTTGTTTGATTTCTGTGACCATCTCGCGCATATCAACGCCGCTAGGGTGCTGAAATACGCGTAGCCCAAATTCCGGGAGGATTGATATCAAGTGGTCAAAAATATCCGATTGAATGCCTTCGTAGGCGACCCACTCAGTTGTTGCGGTAAAGCAATATACCTCAAGCGGTAACCCATCGGCCGTCGGATTTAACTGACGCACCATCATCGTCATTTCTTGATGAATGTGCTGGTGGTTTTTCAAGTACTGCAATACATAGGCACGGAAGGTGCCGATATTACTGATTCGACGGGTATTAACTGGCTCCTTGCCTTCTTCTTTTAATTGTTGGTTCCAATCATCAATTTCTTGCTGCTTATTCTTTAAGTAGTCTTTTAATAAACGAAAACGATGGAGCTTTTCTTCTTCGTCTTTTGATAAAAAATGCACACTATTTTGATCAAGCATCAGACTGCGTTTGATTCGCCGCCCACCAGACTCTTGCATGCCCCGCCAGTTTTTAAACGGATCAGAGATAAAGCGCTTGGTCGGAATGGTTGAGATGGTTTTATCCCAGTTCTGCACTTTCACCGTGTGCAAGGCAATATCTTTTACATCGCCGTCAACATTAAGGTTTGGCATTTCGACCCAGTCACCAACTCGAATAATGTCATTGGAAGTAATTTGAACACTGGCGACAAGTGATAAGAGCGTATCTTGAAAAACCAACATCAATACCGCGGCCATCGCACCAAGACCTGACAGCAAGATAACCGGCGAACGGTCAATTAAGGCAGCGACAATAAGAATGGCGGCAACAGCGTAAATCGCAATTTTGACGACCTGTATGTAACCTTTAATTGGTTTCTCATGAGCATCAGGCTGTCGTTCGTAAACAGTGTTGACCACCGTCAATACCCCACTGATTGCTCGTGCAATGGTTAACACCACAAAGGCATTACACACATTGCTGACCACAATCGTGAGTTCTTCTGGCAGGTTAGGAACTGAGCTTATGCCATAGGAGATAACAAGCGCTGGTACTACATTGGCTAAGCGCGCGATGATGTTGCGTTCAAATAACTGACGATCTTTACCTGCAGGCGTGTAGGACAGCGCCGTCATTGCCCCACGCATGAGGATTTTTTTGACGACAAAATTCGCAATCCACGCCGCAACAAGTAATAAGGCTAATTTGACCATGGTGTCGATGTCGGCATGTTGCGACAACCATTCCTGCCAACTTTCGAGTTGCTCTTGCATGCTTGTAATAATGTCCATCGTCGCCCTTACCTTCAGCCTTTGAAGAGCCCCTAACATAGCCCAACAAGCCGCTTTTCTCAATCTTTCTCATATTGCGAACAAAGTTATTTTACAGTACCTTGTGTGAAAGCTTTCAAGGACTTTCAATGGCGACGTCGAGTATTTCAAAATCCCTTCTTACCAACGTACTTTCAGTCTATTTCGTATTGACCCTGATTGTGACGTCGGTACAAGTTGTGGGGGAATATTACGACACCAAGAATATGTTGGTTCAGGAGTTACACAACCAACAAAGCACGTTTAGCCATTCTTTGGCGCGCTCGCTTTGGGAATACAATACGCCACAAATTGAAGCCATTGCAGACGGCCTTATCAATATTCCAGCGATAGCAGGATTGGTGATTCGCGATGATACGGGGCGTATTGTTAGCCAACTGGGGCGCACCCCGCCGCTTCGCGCCTTTCCTACCATATCGGCAGATAGTTACGAACTACCCGAGCGCGATGGTGTATTTGGTTACTACTCCAAATTAGTGTTTGAGTTTTCTGGTGATTCAACCCAGGTTGGCGATGTGACACTGTACACTACCCGAGATATTGCCATTCAGCGCATCAAAGTAAGTCTTTACTTCATTATCGGCTCAGCGATTGTCAAAAGTACCTTTTTAATCATGCTGTTTAGCGTGGCGTTTCATCGCATGTTGAATCGCCCTATGCGTGATTTAATCAGCCAGATTCAAAACTTCAGACTCGACGATCTTGAACATTCAAAACTGCACATTCGTAGCTTACGAAACACGGAGTTTTTGTTGCTTGAGCGTGCTTACAATCAGCTGGTCGAGAATCTCAAAGAATACCAAGAAGATCTTGATAGAGCGCAGAAGCAGCTGTTGCATGTGAATCGAAAGCTGGATGAGCAAAACGGTATTCTCGAGCAAGAAGTCGCGCGTAAAACCAGTAATCTCAGTCGCGTTCTGGTTGACTTGGAACGGCAAAAAAATGACCTCGAGTTACGGCAAGACACACTGGAAAACGAAATTCGCCAACGACGTGTGGTTGAAACCGATTTGCGCGAAATTAATACGCGCCTTCAAGAGTCGCTCAGTGCGCTTGAACGCACCCAAGATCAACTGATTGAATCAGAGAAGATGGCTTCTCTCGGTGGTCTCGTTGCCGGTATCACGCACGACGTCAACACCCCAATTGGCATCTCGGTCACGGCGGCAACATATATTCGTGATCAGTTAACCGAAGCCGAAGAAGCGTTGAATAAAAAGGCACTGACCCAAGCACAGCTTACGAAGGTGTTTAAGCTCAGTAAGGAATCGCTCGATTTACTTGAAAGTAACCTAGCTCGTGCATCGGATTTAATCAGCAGCTTTAAACAAGTTGCCGTAGACCAAACTTCTGAAGTAGTTCGCGAAATTAACATTAAAGACTACTTAAACGGTGTGATTCAAACGCTCAATCCGCGCCTAAAACCATTTAAACCACGCATTCTGATTGAATGCCCTGATGATATTGAAATTCGCTGCCCAGCAGGTGCCTTTGCGCAGATTTTCACAAATTTAATTATCAATTCCTTGATTCACGGCTTTGAAAATAAGCAAGATGGTGAAATTGGCATTACCATTGAGCGCAACGATGACAAACTTGTGATTGTTTATCGCGACAATGGTAAAGGTTTGACGCAACAGCAACTCGATCAGTTATTCGATCCGTTTTTCACCACCAAGGTACAACAAGGTGGTAGTGGTTTAGGAACACATATTATTCGAAATCTCGTGACCCAAACCCTCAACGGTACCGTTGAAGCTGAAAGTGAACCGGGACAAGGCTTAACCTACCGCATGACATTAGCGGTAACATTTATCTAATTCATTTCGATATCTCGAAGTTATTAATCAAGGACATAACATGTGGTTTAAGAACTTGCGAATTTATACGCTCGCAGATGATTTTGTTTTACCTGAAAACCTCGAACAACGCCTAAGTGATCATGCTTTCCGTCCATGTGGCCGTCAAGAATTAGCAAGCTTTGGTTGGAGCTCGCCATTCGGTCAACACAGTGACGTTCTATTTCATCAAATTGGTCACGCGTATTTATTTTGTGCGCGCAAAGAAGAAAAAGTACTGCCTGCCGCAGTAGTGAGCGCTGAAGTTGATGAAGTGGTGAATCAAATTGAGGCTGAACAGGGTCGTAAAGTTGCCGGGAAAGAGAAGCAAAACCTTAAAGAAGACATTATTCACCGATTGTTACCGCAAGCATTTACACGGTTTCGACTAACTTGGGGCTTACTTGATACCGATTTGAATATTGTTGTTGTGGATGCGTCCGCTGCAAATCGCGCTGAAGACTTTCTCGGTATGCTCAGAAGCAGTTTTGGTTCTCTGCCAGTCAAACCATTATTTAGCGAGAACCCAAGCGAGCTTTATTTCACGCAGTGGTTAAAAGACGGCAAAGCACCGGGTAACTTCGATTTTGGTGATGAAGTTGAATTACGAGATAACAGTGATGACGGGGGTATCGTCCGTGTGCGTCAACATGCGTTGACAGGTACGGAAATTGAAACTCATCTTGCCCATGGTAAACAAGCGACAAAAATAGGTTTAGACTGGAACGAACGTCTCACTTTTGTGCTAGAACATGATCTAGCAGTAAAACGTTTCAAGCCAACGGACTTATTAGTTGATGAACAAGATAAGCTTGTTGATGCGACCCCAGAACAAAAAATTGATGCTGATTTTGCTCTCTTGGCTGGAGAGATCCGTGCATTTTATCCAGACCTTGTGAGCTTATTTGCCCAAAGGAACGAACAATGATTAAAACAATCCGTTTTCCACTGACTGCACTGGCAGTCAGCCTAACACTACTCGGATGCAGCCAAGAGCCTGCACCGGTTGAAAAGGCGCAATCCGAAGCTCCGGCTGTTGAATTAGTCGCCGATGCCAAATCACGCCTCGACATCTACTACCCAATGGACTTAACAGCTGATTTAAGCCACCTTTCTGAGCGTCAACGCCATGTGGTTGAACTGTTAATTGAAGCCTCTGAAATCATGGATGACTTATTCTGGCAGCAAGCCTATGGTGCGAGCGCAAGCAGTCTTTTGAATCGCATTAGCGACGAGAACGTGAAGAATTTTGCGGCAATCAATTACGGCCCATGGGATCGTTTAAATAACGACAAACCATTCTTAACTGGATTTGGTGAGAAGCCAGCTGGTGCCAATTTCTATCCGTCTGATATGACCAAAGAAGAGTTCGAACAAGCCGAGTTTGAAGGCAAAATCGACCTTTACACCCTGGTTCGTCGCAACGACCAAGGTGAGCTTTACGCCGTCCCATACAACGAGGCTTACCGTTCACAGTTAGAGAAAGCTGCAGCGTTATTACGCGAGGCCGCTGAGTTTACTGAAGACGAAGGCTTCAAAAACTATCTCACCATGCGGGCTGATGCATTTTTGAGCAATGACTATCAGCCTTCTGATTTTGCTTGGATGGATATGACCAATAACGCGATTGACGTGGTGATTGGCCCTATTGAAAGCTATGAAGATCAGCTTTACGGCTATCGTGCCGCGTTCGAGTCTTATGTGCTGATTAAAGATCTCGAATGGAGTGAAAAGTTAGCGGTGTATGCCCAGTACTTACCTGAGCTACAACAGAATCTTCCGGTTCCAGCTGAGTACAAAGCCGAAGTGCCTGGCGCAGGTGCACAGCTCAATGCTTATGATGTGGTTTATTATGCCGGTCACTCGAATGCCGGAAGTAAGACTATCGCCATCAACTTGCCAAATGACGAAGAAGTGCAGTTACAAAAAGGCACGCGTCGATTACAGCTGAAAAACGCCATGCGCGCGAAGTTCGACGCAATCATGTTACCGATTGCCGACGAACTCATTGTGCCTGAGCAACGCCAGCACATTACCTTTGATGCGTTCTTCGCCAATACCATGTTCCATGAAGTTGCACACGGTCTTGGTATCAAAAACTTGGTTGGCCAATCTGGCACAGTGCGTGAAGCGCTTAAAGAACATGCTTCAGCGCTAGAGGAAGGCAAAGCCGACATTCTAGGTTTGTATATGGTCACTCAGTTGTTAGAAGCTGGCGTGATAACTGAAGGCGTTCTAGAGGATTACTACACCACGTTCTTAGCGGGTATCTTTCGCTCGGTTCGTTTTGGTGCCTCAAGTGCACACGGCAAAGCAAACATGATTCGCTTTAATTACTTTGAACAAGCCGGTGCGTTTTCACGCAACGAGCAAGGTCAGTATTCCGTGAATATGGATGCCATGCGCGCCGCCATGAATAGTTTGTCAGAGAAAATTTTAACCCTTCAAGGTGACGGCGATTACCAAGGTGTTGGCGAACTCTTTGATACCATGGGCAACATTAGTCCGCAGTTACAAGCTGATTTAGATCGCTTGTCGGCTGCCGACATTCCTGTGGATATTACTTTCCGCCAAGGTAAGAGTGTTCTAGGTCTTTAATAGATTGAAGGGAGCCAAGATATTTGGCTCCCTTTTCCTGCCGTTTTGTTCATGATTCACGCGCGCTCAAATTTATTCACAAACCAGTAAAGCGCAGCACT from Pseudidiomarina andamanensis includes:
- a CDS encoding energy transducer TonB: MKRVLLALVAAFAITAGLFYLMQSLIVGGEGAMSEPPKGSVLDFVRVKPEEVVQQKERKPQRPPEPEQPPPDMPQPQMQNESMDADAAGFDFSAEIQADTSLSGGVGLDTSDGEYLPIVKVQAVYPRRALQRGIEGYVVVGFTVTKQGTVRDPYVIEAQPENIFDQAAMDAVLKFKYKPRVVNGEPVEVEGVQNRLTFAIDG
- a CDS encoding MotA/TolQ/ExbB proton channel family protein; the protein is MLEFSNAIQDFIETGGNVLLVIGVLIFVMWLMILERIFYYLRGHRQATKAALANWNNRADRSSWQAEQIRGAIISRVSIALGGNLPILQAMVALCPLLGLMGTVTGMIEVFDVMAVAGTGNARSMAAGVSKATIPTMAGMVGALSGVFATTWLQRTAKRERLKLEDRLLLDHSSAQSLASK
- a CDS encoding porin, producing the protein MKKTLLITVPAILALGSSAVVAEEQPLTWDIYGKINVSLQSNDLDDGNGSQTDVVSNSSRFGIQGGAQLNDDLEVIYKLEWQVDVADIGGSDNLKSRNQYIGLKGNFGEITIGRRDTVLKTIQGDIDVFSDYEADVKALFEGENRLSNTVSYYSPAFNQVRFQVSYTASDDPLVDDGISTAVSYGDEGLDDTSFYLGGAIDRKVDGYDIERVVGYTKLASAVVGLMWQQQEKVDGTAEADGYVASVKYPYQNFTFKAQFQRMDFSVDGEQTSLAAGVDYKLGKNTKVYTWYTGRDLDSIDVNQSYLALGIEHKF
- the rdgC gene encoding recombination-associated protein RdgC, with the translated sequence MWFKNLRIYTLADDFVLPENLEQRLSDHAFRPCGRQELASFGWSSPFGQHSDVLFHQIGHAYLFCARKEEKVLPAAVVSAEVDEVVNQIEAEQGRKVAGKEKQNLKEDIIHRLLPQAFTRFRLTWGLLDTDLNIVVVDASAANRAEDFLGMLRSSFGSLPVKPLFSENPSELYFTQWLKDGKAPGNFDFGDEVELRDNSDDGGIVRVRQHALTGTEIETHLAHGKQATKIGLDWNERLTFVLEHDLAVKRFKPTDLLVDEQDKLVDATPEQKIDADFALLAGEIRAFYPDLVSLFAQRNEQ
- a CDS encoding MotA/TolQ/ExbB proton channel family protein; this translates as MLKQILTGTLAATALLISQQALSAPQDPINLDQLLQQLQQGQFEQTEENKQREARFRAEANEQARILREAIAERDRLEKLSETLETNFEKNEIELAGLTDTLTQRMGSLRELFGVLQQVAGDTSSKLQTSFVSVEFPGRSEQLSDLAQKMGSSSKLASIEEIESVWLALLQEMAESGKVSQFDTEVTLANGEKVTKQVTRVGTFNMVADGQYLELVPGTDTVAELIRQPSGRYLDTVTALEQADENPVKFAMDPTGGSILGLLVQAPDLGERIDQGGTVGYIILALGVIGLLIAVERFITLTLMGGKVKRQMKQTEAREDNPLGRVMAVQRKYPDVDTETLELKLSEAILREVPKIQRNLTFIKIISVVAPLMGLLGTVTGMINTFQAITLFGTGDPKLMAGGISQALVTTVLGLVVAIPMTLLFATLNTRSRNIVHVLQEQASGIIAERSERSH
- a CDS encoding mechanosensitive ion channel family protein, with protein sequence MDIITSMQEQLESWQEWLSQHADIDTMVKLALLLVAAWIANFVVKKILMRGAMTALSYTPAGKDRQLFERNIIARLANVVPALVISYGISSVPNLPEELTIVVSNVCNAFVVLTIARAISGVLTVVNTVYERQPDAHEKPIKGYIQVVKIAIYAVAAILIVAALIDRSPVILLSGLGAMAAVLMLVFQDTLLSLVASVQITSNDIIRVGDWVEMPNLNVDGDVKDIALHTVKVQNWDKTISTIPTKRFISDPFKNWRGMQESGGRRIKRSLMLDQNSVHFLSKDEEEKLHRFRLLKDYLKNKQQEIDDWNQQLKEEGKEPVNTRRISNIGTFRAYVLQYLKNHQHIHQEMTMMVRQLNPTADGLPLEVYCFTATTEWVAYEGIQSDIFDHLISILPEFGLRVFQHPSGVDMREMVTEIKQNRHNDT
- a CDS encoding ExbD/TolR family protein, which gives rise to MKQHFANLVDEEEAQIDMTPMLDVVFIMLIFFIVTASFVKESGIDVNRPEAATAVQKDRANILVAISDTGEIWINKRQVDARAVQANIERLYAENPQGSVVIQADKKATTETLIKVMDAARAAGVFDVSIATQED
- a CDS encoding sensor histidine kinase; amino-acid sequence: MATSSISKSLLTNVLSVYFVLTLIVTSVQVVGEYYDTKNMLVQELHNQQSTFSHSLARSLWEYNTPQIEAIADGLINIPAIAGLVIRDDTGRIVSQLGRTPPLRAFPTISADSYELPERDGVFGYYSKLVFEFSGDSTQVGDVTLYTTRDIAIQRIKVSLYFIIGSAIVKSTFLIMLFSVAFHRMLNRPMRDLISQIQNFRLDDLEHSKLHIRSLRNTEFLLLERAYNQLVENLKEYQEDLDRAQKQLLHVNRKLDEQNGILEQEVARKTSNLSRVLVDLERQKNDLELRQDTLENEIRQRRVVETDLREINTRLQESLSALERTQDQLIESEKMASLGGLVAGITHDVNTPIGISVTAATYIRDQLTEAEEALNKKALTQAQLTKVFKLSKESLDLLESNLARASDLISSFKQVAVDQTSEVVREINIKDYLNGVIQTLNPRLKPFKPRILIECPDDIEIRCPAGAFAQIFTNLIINSLIHGFENKQDGEIGITIERNDDKLVIVYRDNGKGLTQQQLDQLFDPFFTTKVQQGGSGLGTHIIRNLVTQTLNGTVEAESEPGQGLTYRMTLAVTFI
- a CDS encoding DUF3450 domain-containing protein, with protein sequence MKHSLISSVILLAFASAPVFAQEQSLEPVVDAANKINAAAKSSQLTVEKIADSTQERIQQYKQITRQIQGLEVYTQQLQKQLDAQLVEKDELNSSIDEVSVVERQITPLMLRMIDSLAKFVELDVPFLPEERAERVASLRDLMDRADVDVSEKFRRVMEAFQIEADYGRNIEAYNGEMTVDGQSQDVEFLRMGRTVLLYKTRDGSTMGVWNQQQREWQPLDSSYASNVQEAIRVARKQLAPDLLMLPVFTQTNGAGE
- a CDS encoding tetratricopeptide repeat protein, coding for MRYFIIVAALITVFVHSSAVAQERKKTPALREQVYSQLARAQQLADEGDVNAGLDVLRNVESKLSSMNSYERAMLWNFYGYMYYGEDNIAKAIEYFAKVVEEEAIPEALEQNTLFSLAQLALGQGEFEKTIDYLQKWERVTAPEQHQKAWVLKAQALYQQGDYKAALAPITKAIDTVESKQQVPEENWLVLQRAIYFELGDTKRVAAVLEDMVRYYNKPEYWVQLAGVYGQLGQENKQLAMLETAFQQGFLTKGQDLLNLAQTYFFNDVPYKAGQVLEQALEQGAVERNLRHLKLLAQAWVAARETDKASAALLAAAALSDDGELDAQRATLLLNAERNKDAIIAAQAALEKGDLKQPGTMHLVIGMAELNLENFNAALQAFAVAKKFDDARKSASQWERYAQAEQEQQNRLQELRADI